The sequence gtaaaaagacgaaaaagtggtttgtgacctgtttttgaagaatccgacatTAACTTTACACAAAAGTGCgtcaaaattgaccaaaaaaggtTTAAGTATATCGTATGGAGCTGCtcgcagacatttgatcgcaaataatttgaaatttcgaagtactttgcAAAAACCGATGTTGAGTGAAATACGTTCAAAAACGTCTTGAACGGGCAAAGGAGCAAAATGGTGTGGTGAACTTTGATTGGCTctctcagtcgcccgatgccaaaccaattgagaacgttttgttcaaatgaagatgaaacTTGGGAAAACCCGACCGcacaatttgaaacagcttgttcaccgaattcacaaattttgaGTTTCAGAAAAATACGCACAAAAACctcgctcaaagtatgcctcCAAGGTGTCATGCCATTATCAACGCTGAAGGGgattggacttgctattaatgtatttgcatgcaagtttttgatctaataaaacaatattcaaatgtattttcatgttgagtcttttcattttctcacaacagtgaccacgctcttatgtaacagactgtaaatGTACTTGTTTGCGAATTTCGAAAGTTTAATGCCTTTGAAAAACTCTAGTTGACTTATAATATTTCTTCCTGGCAgctgtttaaagtttttatggcCCTAAGTTTCATCATCCTGTACCAGGTAAAATTTGGCCAGTGTCTTCATGTACAGCTTCCGCGATCGTACTCTATCTAATCGTCATGTTTTCACGTCACGATGTTTTTAGGGCGATGCACGGTTGTAGATGACAATCCCCACTTGATATCGAACGGTGAGATTGGGCTTCGCTTAAAATCCGCTGACCGCTCTTTTCGATTTCGAATTTTCACTCGACCCAGTCTTCATGGATGTCGAAGATTAACAGAATATAATTTCTGCTGTGAAGATAGAGATAGGTAAATCCAAAGAACTAAGCATTGCATTTTACAACCAGCAATAAATgctatttgaagttttgctagaATAACAAGAGCACCTGAAGTGCTTAAAATTCGATTTTCATAAAACGTATCAACATTCGGTGTTCATAAAGCCTATCAACACGATACTTAATGCTTTGCTGCTGAAAATAATGATGTACATAGGAAATAGAATTTGTTTTTCTGGGAGGATGAACAAATCATAACAATACTCCgaaaagaaaatatcaagtCCAACTGAACCACGTAACGCGTTAGCTAAATTCTAATTTAAAAGAAACATTGAGTGCATGTACAttctgagaaaggcaaacaaattGTCAAGTCAAAATTTATTCGTAGCTAGATTGGCACAAATGTGCACTCatgtttttttcgtttatttgcAGACCCAAATCTAATGACTTTAAGAAATTGAACATCGAGCAGAAGATAGTAGCTATAATCAATAATTGCTCAGTGCAAAACTCAAGGTTTCGCTATGAGTGAATCGGagacaccagtgtcaaaaaagcCTAAGATAATCGAAGAGGAGATCACTTTGACCGAAATAAAGTCCATCTTATCGGACGAGTTTTATGAATCAGTTCAATTAGCAGACGTTTATGTTGGTAACGTTGGCGACTCTCGACACATATCCAAACTAGTTCCAGAACTGAACCGTTGCCTGCCGATTCCGAGGTTGCATCATTTGAAACGGGTTGATCGTGATGGAATGATTATTCTCGCAGAATTTGACCACTTACAAGAACTGCTGAAGCTCAAACCGCGTTCGGAGACGCCTGCTGAAGTCAATGATCTCGCGAAGGATGAAACCTACGACGCTTATGTTGGTTGTTGTCTGGCCAGATATTTTAGGCAACAAAATGTTAATGAACTGTTAGTGGATAATCTTTGCCGTGTTATCGTTAGACGGCAAGTTGCACGATATCCGCCTAAGTTAAGATGGCAATACGAGAATGCCAATCCATATTGGCCTTGTAAGTTTCATCCCAACAAAGAATCAGAGAGCTTATACATGAACACCATTTTCAACAGCTCCGAAAAATCCTATCACTTGCGGATAATGAATGCATGTTTGTATCTAATGAAAAGGTTTGAAAATAAACCATTCGGCATATGTGTTAATCCGCAGCTCAATCGAGTCGCTGCTATCGGTGTTGGTAAAAGTGAAGAACATCCGATAATGCACTGTCCGATGGTGTTAATTGATAATGTGGCGGTTTCGCAAAATGGAGGCGCATGGCGAGCACGTTATCGAAGTTCTTTACCGGCCGAAGGTGATTGGAATCTTGATGGTGTTGACTCTGAGTACATGCGACTGTTGAACGATAAGTTCTTTGATATCAAATTTGGTGCGCAACCTGTGAAAGAATCAACCACATACATTGATGACGATATTTCCCAACACGCAGACAATTTAACCAAGTACGGGCCTTATCTCTGTACAGGGTATGATGCATATTTGACACACGAACCCTGCATTATGTGTGCTATGGCTCTGACGCACAGCCGAATAAAACGTGTTTTTTATCACCTTCAATCAGAGAAAGGAGCTTTAGGATCCATTACTAAAATGCACTGTGTAAAAGATCTTAACCAccattatttagtttttaaaatttcatgataatcTAATTGTGATATAATGAATAGGGTTAttaaaatgtaatatttttaattttcggcATTTGAAATAAACCACGAATTTTGAGAATAAGATTAAATGTGAAGACAGTACTCTTTAACTTCGAATTGTCACTAAAATAGTTTCCATCTTGATTTGTAGAATTTTAGAAATGGGTATTTCTCGTGGCATAAGATTCAACTGCCCGTTCTGTTTCATTTGTTATTGATTACGATGAATAAGAACAATCAATGTTTAAATTTGgatttttcgatatttttcttgattatatgagaaaattttatgaatcGATATTCTTAATTCTTCTTTCAACGTTggcatttttaaaatctatttGACAGAAGATTGTTTTTATAGATTTAATagtccaagatgacgacttcggtacgtaacatttttcaaatgcgcTACAATAGGTTAATTTCAAGtatcaaaatctgttttttttcagtaagcggttttcaaaatgaaacaaaacGTCTTTTTACATTCACCTCTTGAGCACGATTGAGATGTGAACTTTATCAATGGCACATTAGTACCCTTCAAACCAGCCAGTATCGTACCTAGGATAAAGAGCGCCTGTTCTCACGCGTTCAATTTCCACCTGTCTCGCAAcgccttgaaaaaaaaatatttctaagcaCCCTTTCTAGTTCTTAAGTAGTaataagcaaagtcctggcattacattccttttgtagaatttgggcctttctgtttcaacagacttcgcagccgattcttagagtacagaatcattgcgtggctagtactatggatcctactgacactaagaatccttccaggtcggggctcgaacatacgacaactggcttgtaagaccagcgtcctatgcattgaaccgccaacccgggactttaAGTAGTAATAGGGTTAGTTTAAATTGGTAGTAATAAGTATATGGCGATATATCTGTTGgattattgtaatctgttgatataaaagatgaggaggtctCATGCCTGATGGAGAGAGATACTATGAAATTTAAACTCCAttggactttttcctgttcctaaataaataaataaattctcggtagcacagcctttggtcgtggaCAGATTTGTTATCAACGATgaatttttacttatttgatCCATCAAGAAGTGTGTCTGCGGGTGGTCTACTCCAGCTCAGATCagctctgtcagaaaaaattctaacctttttttgttattttgataCCTAACTTCTGTCTTCTGGGCTGAGCAACGAGTCATCGACTGGAACTATTCGGGAAGACATTCCGAAACTGATGGAAGTGATTTTTCAGAGAGAAGTTAGGACACCTGAACATGAATACAGATACAAAATTTTCCGGTAGAATTTAATACCAACAACATCATCATGTATAAATTCATCGAATCTCATTTGATAGTATTGAGTTTTCAAACCTATCGAAAAGAAAACGAGATAACATATTCTTATATCAGGAATAAATTAATTATGACCAATTATTGAAATCGTCATATTATTCATCGCTGATCTGGCTTGAATCTAGAGCCATCGGTTATGGAGTTAGATTATTTTATACTGATGATTAGAACCGGCTCCTCGGGTTTACGAGTATCAAGTATCATGGTTTGGATTTTGCGGTTTTACTTTCAAAGGAAATGACAAACACATTCATCCGCCACGTGAATTATAGACAGGAGTGAatctgatatttaaaaaaaaactggttaaTTGTGTTTAGAAGTAGTACCAGGAAGTGGAAAATAACCAACATTGGCACTCAACAAATGAATTAATCTCGTCATTGAACAGACAACTGACTGGAAGTTCATAATAACAATGTTTGATATTGTCAATAACttgcaaaaaactgttttaaatggcaaattaaaataatttgtatcACCTTTACTATATCCCGCGGTAGACGTGGCGGATTACAGATTAGTGGTAAAACCGCAACACCTAATCTATATTATACACCTTTTATTGACGCATCACTCGAGAATCCGGTTTTCCTCATCGGAATAGAATAATTGAACCGTAGGAATGTGGGCAGATGACATATTACACTCAGATCGGAAGCAAGCGCATAATTGAGAATTGTAGAAGAACGAAGAACAATACTTTGACAATTGTTGTGGTCGTTAAAAACAATCTTCGGATTTTTATTTTGATCGAATTGGATAAATCATTTAGTGTAGTTGAATTTTTTACACGCATATTTCTCATTTGAACAAAAACATTGTCGTCACAATAGAAAGAAGTTTGTCTTAATATTGCTAAGCATATTTTTGCCTCtaataataaaaagcatcattcgaataaCATGTAATTTTTTCGCGGAAAAATATTAACAAATAAGTTGTCAAACCTCCCAAAAGTAACAAACAATAAAAAGTAGTGGGGTCTgatattttacatgtagaaagtgtgtgcaaaaaaaaaatggtgcagtagtttttgaatgacgatggacttgGACTTTTAAAACCTGCTAAACGCGTTCCAAGTTGTTTGTCCATAAAATCGAAGGAGTTTTATaaacaatagagtacttattatataaaagtgcaaataacttgacaattcatacttctttctcagaatttgttttgcagtgtcaatattgtggatgacgtacttttctttcaaatttttgcacctTCCCCACTTTTTGAACACCCGCCACCCGCGCTCCATTGAATCCCCACCTCCTTTGAATCCATCCTTTGAATGACTCCTGCGGGGCCTGCTATCGATTCAAAACAAATGAATAGAAAAGCTCTTAACTACTCGGTTGATAGATTTTCTGTTTGTTAATAATGTCGTACGGGGTTCAGCAAAGATTTcgagaagggttttttaaacgactatagggtaacggtacccccattcatctcagctccaatagtcatctcatatacaaaaacaattagttagagtgagatctgctgtctctttgtgatagattgactttaagagtaagggtgaagccagagagaaagcgacaagcgacgcgaagcgatgcgaaacttgacagatcgcacgggAGAGCTCCGTCCACTcatgttcagcagaaaaatgacaagtaTATCAGAGTGAACTCTATGCGTTGCGAAGCGACTATGTCATTTTTctgctaaactgtcatttttcatgtcatttttctgctaAACTTGAAAGCTCCGCCGCGCGCCTgcgtgcgatctgtcaagtttcgcatcgcttcgcttcgcgtcgcttgtcgctttctctctggtttcatcctaaggttgatgtcagagtgagcgcggaacgcgatgcgaagcaaagcgattcaatgcaatgTGCTGTTATCGCATtgcgttcactctgacaggtttgctttgatcaaatgcaactagctcgcacgcgtacCTCGACGCTTCGCGTTACGCTttaactctgacagcaacctaagatGAAGATGAAATTAGAAGCTTGCGCATCAACATTGCACAATTTTTCGGTGGTATTGCTttttagagccgaagcaaagatattgcatccgattttatcacaattcgttgattggaagtcgagtaatcggcaaaataacatggtgaaacTTAAGGCTCAATGGAATTCTGAGACTTTTATACTCAccaaaaaattcaaatgttttttcaatcatcagaaaatttaagaaaatcagaaaattatttaaaaatcattTGATGTAGGTTGTATTAGTGGCTTTTAAAAtacgaagaagttacagctaaaacaatttcaaaatttcaagtttttgataaattgaggtgaataaatcaccagaataTAATTTTACCTTTCTCCTAGAAGTAGTCGTTTTCTTGATGTTTTGAAGAATTTCGTTAAATTACGTTGTAACAAATTATCATACAAGAACTGGTATTTTAAATTAGCTTCAAAACTACACATAAATCTTAATAAATTGAGATTCATGTTCAAATATCATTGAAAAGGCTTCTACCAAGGGAAAGTTTATTAAATGCAAATTTAAAGCTGTTGAGTTATAAAATCATATAAACACACCAATGATTTAAAGAGAATTctgatttttatcaatccaacaGACAGAAGTTCATTACGCAAGAACGTGTCTGTCATTGAAAGTCCACGATCGATCGTTAAATAATATGTTGCTGAATGCTgaagtaaaaagaaaaaaacttcgAGGTTCCaagaaattttaaccaaaagaaaTTAACGATGCGGGTCCAACGATTCCCAATTAAGATAATTAGAGACTACTCTACAGTAACTGCTGTTGATTCATATAATAAGTTCAATAAGCGCCATGAAGTGAAAGTCTCCAGAAACGATTTGTATTGTGCTGAGAACGAATAATTATAATGCCTGTGTTCcaagaaaaaagttttcatgAGAGAATGGAGTGCGAAACTTTACTTCTATATTATGACACGACACGCGAACACTCTATCTGTGTATTGGCGGCTCGTTGTATTTTCGACGCGTCAAATTTGAATGCTACTGCTCAGTAGGACGTCTTTTCGTGTTGATCAAATCAACTAAATGTAAATGAATATTTAATGCATACAATGTTTAAGCAGATGTTATGAATGGTGGCGTTAGAGTAATAATGTGGTCATACATATACACTGGAGTGCTGTGAGTGTAGTCTTCTAATGTTACTGAATCTGTTATGCAGTTCCTGACCCAAAATCCAATAGAGGATTGATGTGTATAATTTTGAGGCGGatgttttcaattttaaatttctaataaaaaagtgttctgGAAAACTTCTGAAATTAGTGGATtattatttatgtttatttgtaGTAAATTATCTTCAAGTATCTTTATCTGTGGAATGACAAACATAAgacttaaaattttcaattttcgttCATTTCATCCATGGTTAAAAATTCAGAAACACAgtataaaatattattcaaaaaTATGCCTAATTTACAAGTAGATACAAAAATATCACTCATTTGAAGTGCATTTCTACTTTATACTGAACAACGATTATTTTCACGGCTATTGAATATTTCCAAACTACactgtaaaaaaatatatgaacaataatttcattggaaatttaaattttgatataaaaacGATAAAGAATAACGATAATGGAAATGTATACCGTGAATTCTTGCACATTATTCTTATCTAGATTTTTACCATTTTGAAGTTAGTTTAATAAACAATGATGGAATAGGGTTCCCTACTATACTTTataaaattgcaataaaaattgTTGGTTTGTTCTGTAGTAtgtgaaaaaagtaaaaattcttGTCTGTCCCGTATGAAAAGCAAGTACCATACAGTGAAACTAATCATTGAGATTATATTGAAATATTCGTAGTGAATTACAAATATTTCGTGCAACAGTGCTAAGATTTAGTTCAGTACAACAtatctaaaattttgaaaataaagagTTAAtagtctttttctcaacatgccgacTTTCCAAATACGAAATAAATTCATTCTTatacataaattacataaataacacaaattcATATACGACATAAATGCAGTTATTTACCATAATCTGTTTGAATTTATATGTGCCTTTTACTTGTCCAACCAATGTGCGTTTCCGTGACTGTATCGTTAAACTAGGTTGATGTCAAGTCGTCAcagttttatttctttatttgccTTATTCTCAAAAAGAATATACAATTACCGAAAAACTGACTTCTGATcggagacccctagtgttatatactaaTCGACTTaaagagcaagactctttgcaagcgtatgagtaatgtcaataatgtgtgcgtaaaaacaaattccggcgcttcttttcctgattttgcaattcaagaaaagtgaaaatcttagtctaaaacttttccgctttccttaaaactgctcgagaaaaatatttcagtttcagcttacatccactaacacaattgattagcaacaaacacatttctatatggatttcctcttgcagaaattattgcgatatgaaGATTTGCgaaccttctataagtaaacccgcaaaataggaacctttaatttaacacgcgaaaggcaatggatgtgGAATgttgtaaaactatttatttttttccggaaaactgcttttgtaacagaaaatatttagttttgtttattttgtgtagcgcaatctaatacaaatccattgaagcagtgttgctaacttttttattagggaaatgtaagcaattttccatccaaCGTCATCATCCAAAAAGTCTGGATTAAcgttcgtttgagaataaattactgctaaaaaagattgtttgaaactcaatcgtgcaagccactttgataaactggttgcactgcatatatgaatacatagatctatgacatacgttccaaaaaaatgtacgtaatacacaaattatcaacacaagttaacttggtttactcttgatccttaattaaTATTTGCAGCAGTAGTCCTgggttacaagccagttgttgtatgttcgagccctgacctggaaggattcttagtgcagTTTCGTCAAGAGTCCGTAGGATTTAGATTCGTTTTTGTATTTCATCGCATTTTCATAGAACATCAACTTCGTTACATATAAAGCTGTAGAAGCATATTGAAAATGGAACCTcatattataaaataaaaattatggctcatttttttttagagATACATGCGAAATTTCAGAATAATGAAAGAACGTTTCAAATAAGctagttttttttccataaaaacatttattcttAAGGTAGTTTAcattagtttttcttcaccgtagcaccacttttacatagaattcttatcctaatatagtcacaacgatttgaatttgatcaaaCATATTCCTCAtatattttaaatatcatattaggtatttcgtcaattattattgaatctactcaagaatattatttgaaccaaacaattaactgctataaattataaataagctaccgattttgatatgtttacgtttcgtctttgactcatcagtgcatagcagttcaaattgaactgctttatgcaaaactcggcagttcaatttgaaccgctaagcagacgtaaagtttctgctacttacagaacactggtTTTCcttgcatcgaaatgcaatgtctatactgacgtgccgaacgaaaacgtgttttcgatttgaaattattttctgcttataagtaaacaaaaagcttagctataaattataaataagctgttattcttatacattttgttgataatttcataaactatttcgaggCTGGTTGTATCAGTACATGATTTCTATTCAaaattagctattggttgaactaatgcactaaattgaaactccaattgaaACGATAAAGATGTTTCAGGTATGATAAGCAAGAATGTCACGAACtgagacattggatagtctaccttgggtacgcaaagaatttattagcacaatgattagtctcggagagatgtgcgtctaacggaAAATGAGCTAGTTCTTTTGGTAGAATTATAAAGCTCTGAATGGTTCTCTAAAACGAACGGGATTTCCCATCTCTAATCCACACTTTTCTCTATCCGCACAATTTCCTCCGATTTAGGGAAAATTTGAAATCATCATTTTCAATcaatcaacaaaataattttcaagggTTGTCCACTTTTGTGTCATGACCTAGGTGAAGTCGTGGGATACCATATTAGTATGTATTCTCTCGCTCTATTTAAACAGCATTCCTCGACCTCGTTTTCTAATTTAAGTTAATTCGCAGATCTGTGATCAGTggtgtaccgaggaaatttggcgttcggggaaaataagagatttgccgcccccatcgtgggttagggagaaaaaaaaatgaattccatCCATGGAAAATggcttgggcgagcaaaaaaaaaaaaaacaaagcaaatTCTATCTCCGGATAGATGACttgggtgagcaaaaaaaaggtcccaagaaTAAGTTTGCGCccccctaaaaacgttgcgcccggggcgaaCGCCCCCTTCGCCCCCCTCTAGATATGCCACTCTCTGTGATGTATTTTGGAGGAAACCATTTTTATTAGAACGCTTTTGTACAAGTAGTCTAAACAAACCTTCATTTGTCTGTATTCATATAGATTTGCTGAATGGGAAACAGTATGTGTTCAAATATGTTTGATAAAAGCTTTGTACAACATTCAAGCCAAAACTACTAATATTTTGATGAGAAACAGCGCGAAACTATGCTAAATGTAAGATAGTATTGTCGATTGGGGTCAATTGAAGAGGGCATAGCACTTTCAATTTAATTGTCTGCTTGGCTCGTCGATCATCGTTTGCTTTATTGGAGCGTAAATTAAAGGCATACATCGGCCAGCACATGGAATGCTAATGCGAATAAAATGTAGAGTTGTTATTCTAAAATCATACGCAGTATCCGTAGGACTTCCTCAACACAGAAGAATGTGGGACGCTTTGGAAGATTCCATAACACAATTTATTTATTGAACATTTTGTTTCTAATTTCGATAtcgtcaaatataaaaaaagagaTAACCTAATCACTAACTACAATCTTATTTCATGAAGAGAGAACCGTGGGAAATGTTTCTTCGATTCGAGGTATAACCAGTTCGTTAACGAAGATTTTTTGTGTGATTGGCAgtctttttctgaaaaaaaaaatcgattttataaggAAAAAGACATTTCCATtaactcaaatttttttttcaaaaatgaacaagcgatttgaaattcattcaggggttagctaaattttgtgctagggcacataacagattttgatatgtttacgtttcgtctttaactcatcagtgcatagcagttcaaattgaactgctttatgcaaaactcggcagttcaatttgaaccgctaagcagacgtaaagtttctgctacttacagaacacttgttttctttgcatcgaaatgcaatgtctatactgacgtgccgaacgaaaacgtgttttcgactttttctggccgatgcaggtttggtcattcaggggttagttaaattttgtgctagggcagggcacataaccgattttgatatgtttacgtttcgtctttgactcatcagtgcatagcagttcaaattgaactgctttatgcaaaactcggcagttcaatttgaaccgctaagcagacgtaaagtttctgctacttacagaacactggtTTTCcttgcatcgaaatgcaatgtctatactgacgtgccgaacgaaaacgtgttttcgatttgaaattattttctgcttataagtaaacaaaaagcttagaATAGTTCGAATGTTTCCTAAACGTGTGCACCTGCATCTCAATTCATTCGACCAACCCTTCAAGATTATCATTTggctaataaaaagacacttactgaaaattttaataactcttTGACAGTTagctcggttattggaagataattttaccatatgaATAGTACGATTTTTACCTTACTCGGTGACTATTCAGATTAACTGTATgaacccaagtagcatgttaagttgctgtcttgtatttttctaccgattgtgcaatttatcaagttagtttatattactattctgataactgttctgttatggaaaaagcgcaatttttctgtgttgtgcaacatatcttcaagttcatccgttattacgaacatttattcacaacgattgtgcatttgatacaaaaactcatgcctcgatcccatcacaaaggcagtaataaaatcagtgaaaaaacaattgtgaaactcgtgagaactactacgtaatgtaaacaagaaatggaatgacgtttacaaaaacatgcaaacttgCGAAGAGCAATCAATATTttactaatttttcttccacaagagatttaaagcaatttcgacgtatttgcacaattgttattgttacatgacgatgtgaattttttttttgcagagctttagtgaaacataaacaagttggtaatttactgcacaattgttttagatgtacttaaagttgttctacggTGATTtgttcggtagtattgtgaaacttaacagtgataagttgcacaaccaattttaaaatatttaaaaacctttCGGAACATATCTaatataaataacatttctaaatcaattgtaaaccatcttgaaagttcaataagttacatttgctacttgggaattgTATATCTGTTTACAGAATTCTACAATGAAAGCTTGCCGAATACATATagatatatatttaaaaactttttcaagtaAGGCAAAAAATTTCAAGGGAAAgcgatgaaaaatgttttgctcAGGTGTCGTATTTCTCATTAAAACAGTAACGTTCGTCGCTAGCCATTCAAAACATCACACCACTTCATCAATTCATCTTGCCTTATGTTATAACATGTTGTGCTACATACTACAATTAATTCCACAAACGTACAACAATTGTTTGGTTCCCGTGTGAAAACC comes from Malaya genurostris strain Urasoe2022 chromosome 3, Malgen_1.1, whole genome shotgun sequence and encodes:
- the LOC131439064 gene encoding probable inactive tRNA-specific adenosine deaminase-like protein 3, which gives rise to MSESETPVSKKPKIIEEEITLTEIKSILSDEFYESVQLADVYVGNVGDSRHISKLVPELNRCLPIPRLHHLKRVDRDGMIILAEFDHLQELLKLKPRSETPAEVNDLAKDETYDAYVGCCLARYFRQQNVNELLVDNLCRVIVRRQVARYPPKLRWQYENANPYWPCKFHPNKESESLYMNTIFNSSEKSYHLRIMNACLYLMKRFENKPFGICVNPQLNRVAAIGVGKSEEHPIMHCPMVLIDNVAVSQNGGAWRARYRSSLPAEGDWNLDGVDSEYMRLLNDKFFDIKFGAQPVKESTTYIDDDISQHADNLTKYGPYLCTGYDAYLTHEPCIMCAMALTHSRIKRVFYHLQSEKGALGSITKMHCVKDLNHHYLVFKIS